The Salvelinus alpinus chromosome 28, SLU_Salpinus.1, whole genome shotgun sequence genome includes a window with the following:
- the LOC139558034 gene encoding ventricular natriuretic peptide-like: MAKLHIFFGYIVLIMTHSVSWENLYASRNVQELENIKDLIQRLEDKLTVNEENDVYPSESEDVDAADMEDIENSPAAMRGQKERMVINAAKIIAPESPVVSRLKDLIGLRRTAKSFNSCFGNRIERIGSWSGLGCNNVKTGNKKIISGN; this comes from the exons ATGGCAAAATTGCATATTTTCTTTGGATATATCGTATTAATAATGACGCACAGTGTGAGCTGGGAAAATCTATATGCCAGTAGGAATGTTCAAGAGTTGGAAAATATCAAG GACCTGATCCAGCGGCTCGAGGACAAGTTGACGGTTAACGAGGAAAATGACGTTTATCCGTCAGAGTCTGAGGACGTGGACGCAGCCGATATGGAGGATATTGAGAACTCGCCCGCGGCGATGCGGGGGCAGAAGGAGAGAATGGTAATCAACGCAGCCAAAATAATTGCCCCCGAAAGCCCTGTGGTGTCACGTCTGAAAGATCTAATCGGTTTGAGGAGGACGGCCAAATCGTTCAACAGCTGTTTCGGTAACCGGATTGAGAGAATCGGCTCGTGGAGCGGACTGGGGTGCAATAACGTCAAGACTG GTAACAAGAAGATAATATCAGGGAACTGA